A genomic window from Lotus japonicus ecotype B-129 chromosome 1, LjGifu_v1.2 includes:
- the LOC130728549 gene encoding SNF1-related protein kinase catalytic subunit alpha KIN10, producing MDGPVGRGGGAGLDIYLPNYKLGKTLGIGSFGKVKIAEHVLTGHKVAIKILNRRKIKNMEMEEKVRREIKILRLFMHPHIIRLYEVIETPTDIYVVMEYVKSGELFDYIVEKGRLQEDEARNFFQQIISGVEYCHRNMVVHRDLKPENLLLDSKCNVKIADFGLSNIMRDGHFLKTSCGSPNYAAPEVISGKLYAGPEVDVWSCGVILYALLCGTLPFDDENIPNLFKKIKGGIYTLPSHLSPGARDLIPRMLVVDPMKRMTIPEIRQHPWFQARLPRYLAVPPPDTMQQAKKIDEEVVQEVVNMGFDRNQLIESLRNRIQNEGTVAYYLLLDNRFRVSSGYLGAEFQETMDSGFNQMHPGEVASSVVGHRIPGYIDYPGVGMRPQFPVERKWALGLQSRAHPREIMTEVLKALQELNVCWKKIGHYNMKCRWVAGIPGHHEGMVNNNTAHSNHYFGDDSSIIENDAVPSSNVVKFEVQLYKTREEKYLLDLQRVQGAQFLFLDLCAAFLAQLRVL from the exons ATGGATGGACCAGTTGGCCGAGGTGGTGGTGCAGGCCTGGACATATATCTACCAAATTATAAATTGGGGAAAACACTTGGCATTGGATCCTTTGGCAAGGTGAAAATTGCTGAGCATGTATTGACTGGTCACAAGGTTGCCATCAAGATCCTTAACCGTCGCAAGATAAAGAACATGGAAATGGAAGAGAAAG TGAGAAGAGAAATCAAAATTTTGAGATTGTTCATGCACCCTCACATCATACGCCTGTATGAGGTCATAGAGACTCCAACTGACATATATGTTGTCATGGAATATGTGAAATCTGGAGAGCTCTTTGATTACATTGTAGAAAAGGGTAGGTTGCAAGAAGATGAGGCCCGTAATTTCTTTCAGCAG ATAATCTCTGGTGTGGAGTACTGTCACAGGAATATGGTGGTTCATAGAGATCTGAAGCCTGAGAATTTGCTTTTGGACTCCAAATGTAATGTTAAGATTGCTGATTTTGGCTTAAGCAACATTATGCGTGATGGACACTTCCTTAAGACAAGTTGTGGAAGCCCTAATTATGCAGCTCCTGAG GTTATCTCTGGGAAATTGTATGCTGGACCAGAAGTTGATGTTTGGAGCTGTGGTGTAATTTTGTATGCTCTTCTTTGTGGCACTCTGCCATTTGATGATGAGAACATTCCAAATCTCTTCAAGAAAATAAAG GGAGGGATATACACTCTTCCTAGTCATCTATCTCCTGGTGCTAGAGATTTGATACCCAGAATGCTCGTGGTTGATCCTATGAAGAGGATGACCATACCTGAGATCCGTCAACACCCATGGTTCCAAGCTCGTCTTCCGCGTTATTTAGCTGTGCCACCTCCAGATACAATGCAACAGGCTAAAAAG ATTGATGAGGAGGTCGTTCAGGAAGTCGTGAATATGGGATTTGACAGGAATCAATTGATTGAATCTCTCCGCAACAGGATTCAGAATGAG GGTACTGTGGCATACTATTTGTTATTGGACAACCGATTCCGTGTTTCTAGTGGCTATCTGGGAGCTGAATTTCAAGAGACTATG GATTCTGGTTTTAACCAAATGCATCCTGGTGAGGTTGCTTCTTCGGTTGTCGGCCACCGCATTCCAGGCTACATTGACTATCCAGGTGTAGGAATGAGACCACAGTTCCCTGTTGAAAGAAAATGGGCTCTTGGCCTTCAG TCTCGAGCTCATCCTCGTGAAATAATGACTGAGGTCCTTAAAGCTTTGCAAGAATTGAATGTATGCTGGAAGAAGATTGGACACTACAACATGAAGTGCAGGTGGGTTGCTGGCATTCCTGGTCATCATGAAGGAATGGTTAACAACAATACTGCCCATAGCAATCATTACTTTGGAGATGATTCCAGCATTATTGAGAATGATGCTGTTCCTAGTTCGAATGTGGTCAAATTCGAAGTGCAG CTTTACAAAACTCGGGAAGAGAAGTATCTGCTTGATCTTCAAAGGGTGCAGGGCGCTCAGTTTCTTTTCCTGGACCTGTGTGCTGCTTTCCTTGCGCAGCTTCGTGTACTCTAG
- the LOC130715576 gene encoding uncharacterized protein LOC130715576 produces the protein MGAQLYRRGVETSLLKCVTKEEADIIMFEVHEGVCASHVGGRSLVAKVLRVGFYWPTLRKDCMEYMKKCEKCQVYVDLHGHLQKFGVSATIVSDNGTQFTNKVVKDFCAEMGIEMWFASVEHPQSNGQVEAANKIILNVIKKCLGEIQDMTFRVDLSLAGDVQAKVGDI, from the exons ATGGGAGCACAGTTGTATAGAAGAGGCGTTGAAACTTCATTGCTCAAATGTGTCACTAAAGAGGAGGCGGACATAATTATGTTTGAAGTTCATGAGGGGGTTTGTGCAAGTCATGTGGGCGGAAGATCTCTGGTAGCGAAAGTATTGAGAgtaggattttattggccaactCTAAGAAAAGATTGCATGGAATACATGAAGAAATGTGAGAAGTGTCAGGTCTATGTTGATTTACATGGGCACCTCCAGAA GTTTGGTGTTTCAGCCACGATTGTTTCAGACAATGGTACTCAATTCACAAACAAGGTGGTTAAGGATTTTTGTGCTgagatgggaattgaaatgTGGTTTGCTTCTGTTGAGCACCCTCAATCAAATGGGCAAGTTGAAGCTGCTAACAAGATAATTCTGAATGTCATTAAAAAGTGTTTGGGCGAG ATTCAAGACATGACATTTAGAGTGGATTTGAGCCTGGCTGGTGACGTGCAAGCAAAAGTTGGTGACATTTAG
- the LOC130728547 gene encoding uncharacterized protein LOC130728547 yields MGGCMSVPSKAMKAPRRLHRRIIKRRRKITTSIPNNDGKKRISNAGARVTDYSVSEVVHMDFENGATTTCRRSQVSNSAFHLTQLEWHHSQYDVDSNLMSQEETFFDSVSILESDSDDDFNSVHGDGFPLGGNTVGNIQCSQVLQYERSTCFVDNKCQYQEYHESYVKVEGGNSDKLKGGDESSFGRISTHGCGISRLSKTHGSFKSVKETKNGVEERAQESTRKSNLRRLAPSVSFNDKILNRPSKKLSTVFRLSFKRRSCEVKEASHEFNQSKGYLVRPLAGHIIPRQIGEKPSPGCWSEISPSIFQLRGENYFKDKRKSPASNYSPYVPIGVDLFVCPKKIHHIARHIELPNVKSNGNIPQLLIVNIQLPTYPAAMFLGDSDGEGMSLVLYFKASETLDEHITSQFQESIKKLVDDEMEKVKGFAKESSIAFRERLKIMVGLVNPEDMKLSSTERKLVHAYNAKPVLSRPQHNFYKGPNYFEIDLDIHRFSYISRKGLDAFRDRLKDGILDLGLTIQAQKQEELPEKVLCCIRLNKIDLVDNGQIPKLMNLDGEC; encoded by the exons ATGGGTGGTTGTATGTCAGTACCTTCTAAAGCTATGAAAGCACCTAGGAGGCTGCATAGACGAATCATAAAACGTCGTCGAAAGATCACAACTTCAATTCCAAATAATGATGGTAAGAAGAGGATTAGTAATGCAGGAGCTCGTGTGACAGATTATTCGGTTAGTGAAGTTGTTCATATGGATTTTGAAAATGGTGCAACCACTACTTGTAGACGCTCTCAAGTTTCCAATTCAGCATTCCATCTTACTCAACTTGAATGGCACCATAGTCAATATGATGTTGATTCAAATT TGATGAGCCAAGAAGAAACTTTCTTTGACTCGGTCAGTATTTTGGAATCTGATTCAGATGATGATTTCAATAGTGTACATGGAG ATGGTTTTCCATTGGGAGGCAACACAGTTGGAAATATCCAATGCAGCCAAGTGCTCCAATATGAAAGATCAACATGTTTTGTGGATAATAAGTGTCAATATCAAGAATATCATGAAAGTTATGTTAAAGTTGAAGGAGGTAACTCAGATAAGTTAAAGGGAGGTGATGAAAGTAGCTTTGGCCGTATTAGTACACATGGTTGTGGAATTTCTCGCTTAAGCAAGACTCATGGAAGCTTTAAAAGTGTTAAAGAAACTAAAAATGGTGTGGAAGAGAGGGCTCAGGAAAGCACTCGAAAATCAAACCTTCGTCGGTTGGCTCCTTCTGTCAGTTTCAATGACAAAATATTAAATCGACCAAGTAAAAAGTTGTCAACAGTTTTCAGGCTTTCTTTTAAACGAAGGTCTTGTGAGGTGAAAGAAGCAAGTCATGAATTTA ACCAATCAAAAGGATACTTGGTTCGTCCCTTAGCAGGACATATAATTCCACGCCAGATTGGAGAAAAGCCATCTCCTGGATGTTGGTCTGAAATTTCACCCTCAATATTTCAACTTCGTGGTGAAAACTATTTCAA AGACAAGCGCAAGTCACCTGCATCAAATTATAGCCCATATGTTCCAATTGGTGTTGATCTATTTGTTTGTCCCAAAAAAATACATCATATTGCTCGACATATTGAACTTCCAAATGTGAAATCCAATGGGAATATCCCTCAACTTCTTATTGTAAATAtccag TTGCCTACATATCCAGCTGCAATGTTTCTTGGTGATAGTGATGGAGAAGGGATGAGTCTTGTGTTGTATTTTAAAGCTTCTGAGACTCTTGATGAACACATCACTTCCCAATTTCAAGAAAGCATAAAG AAACTCGTTGATGACGAGATGGAAAAAGTAAAAGGATTTGCCAAAGAATCTAGCATTGCTTTCCGAGAGAGACTAAAGATCATGGTAGGACTTGTCAATCCTGAGGATATGAAATTGAGTTCAACTGAAAGGAAGCTAGTACATGCTTATAATGCAAAACCTGTGCTCTCACGCCCTCAACACAACTTTTACAAG GGTCCAAACTACTTTGAGATTGATTTGGACATTCATCGGTTTAGCTACATCTCAAGAAAAGGACTTGATGCATTTAGAGACCGTTTGAAAGATGGTATTCTTGATCTTGGCCTAACCATTCAG GCGCAAAAGCAAGAAGAGCTTCCAGAAAAAGTACTATGTTGCATTAGATTGAACAAGATTGATCTCGTTGACAATGGCCAAATACCCAAGCTAATGAACCTTGATGGTGAATGTTAA